The following coding sequences are from one Salvia hispanica cultivar TCC Black 2014 chromosome 3, UniMelb_Shisp_WGS_1.0, whole genome shotgun sequence window:
- the LOC125214204 gene encoding extra-large guanine nucleotide-binding protein 1-like isoform X2, whose product MTSVFRSILPGSSSKNEDFDDDGGGDDFSVEYSFAMEYSGPPVSHDIPQVVPIDIRRIPTASVAARAVVLKDFSVPVIHPVAKSDKSKKNVLGESSSGSEVAERSSKLARSGGRVYSRKLEKASDAEVAPEARDGYARKSKESGGTQSSSDGSRLPDDASHLLGSSGVEGIDDGFIAAVTYDRSPHSKTMEVSSENSSCDESSGPGNRMPAVTFRDSPSVDSVYQESDEYENADFPERPVAFNDGKKGSCYKCHKGNRFAEKEICLVCGAKYCKNCLLRAMGDMPEGRKCITCIGYPIDESRRGSLGKSSGMLKKLLASDTVNKIMSSELSCEANQLPSHLICVNGRPLSIGELVKLQRSPNPPKKLKPGKYWYDKVSGFWGKEGEKPSQIITAELAIGYRIAEDASNGDTNVLINNRRITKAELWMLQAAGINCEGNIHFWLTADGSCMHEGMNNTLGHLWARKRVKIVCAALSLPYPSDTLFSDGVEVDKAAAVARDQKMMNKILLVGCDQSGTSTIFKQAKIVYGVPFSEDEKQSIKFVIQRNVYSYIGLLLEGRARFEEDYMVEMRRQQVDEPGPSSSDSGSVDESNIYSLSRKLKSFSDWLLQTMDSGNLELIFPAATQMYSPLIAELWKDKAFQATYSRRNELHSLPKAANYFLDRAVEITQNDYEPTQMDILHAEGITSSNGVASMEFSFPKSSLDWYMDSTDQNDSAVRYQLIRVHLSSLGENCKWLEMFEDVDLVVLCVSLTDYDEYHEDINGVRTNKMVASKNAFESIVTHPTLCDKNFLLILNKLDLLEEKIENAPLKRCPWLEDFNPVTSIQPHRANSKGNPSLAQRAFHFVAVKFKRLFASLTDRKLFVISGTGLEAESVDRALRFGREILKWNDEMQPVSMNESSCESITMDPSASTYS is encoded by the exons ATGACTAGTGTTTTTAGAAGTATTCTGCCTGGTTCTTCCTCGAAGAACGAGGATTTCGATGatgatggtggtggtgatgatTTTAGTGTTGAGTACTCCTTCGCGATGGAGTATAGTGGGCCGCCGGTTAGTCATGATATTCCGCAGGTTGTGCCCATTGATATTCGCCGGATTCCGACCGCATCCGTGGCGGCTAGGGCTGTTGTGTTGAAGGATTTCTCCGTACCAGTTATTCATCCAGTAGCCAAAAGTGATAAGTCTAAGAAGAATGTGTTAGGGGAGTCGAGTTCGGGTTCTGAAGTGGCTGAGCGTTCTAGTAAACTTGCGAGGTCTGGGGGGAGGGTTTATTCGAGGAAACTGGAGAAGGCTTCGGATGCGGAAGTTGCACCGGAAGCCAGAGACGGATATGCTAGAAAGTCCAAGGAATCGGGTGGTACTCAAAGTTCGAGTGATGGTAGTAGGTTACCTGATGATGCGAGTCACTTGTTAGGAAGCTCGGGTGTTGAGGGCATTGACGATGGATTTATTGCTGCTGTAACGTATGATAGAAGTCCCCATTCCAAGACGATGGAGGTTTCTTCCGAGAATTCATCATGCGATGAGAGTTCTGGTCCAGGCAATAGAATGCCTGCAGTGACTTTTCGTGATTCACCATCTGTTGACTCGGTCTATCAGGAGAGTGATGAATATGAGAATGCAGATTTCCCAGAGAGGCCGGTGGCATTCAATGATGGGAAGAAAGGTTCGTGCTATAAGTGTCATAAAGGGAATCGGTTTGCAGAGAAGGAAATCTGCCTTGTTTGTGGTGCAAAGTATTGTAAAAATTGCCTGCTCAGAGCAATGGGTGATATGCCAGAAGGGAGAAAATGCATCACCTGCATAGGATACCCGATTGATGAATCAAGAAGGGGGTCGCTTGGAAAGAGTTCTGGAATGCTGAAGAAACTGCTAGCCAGTGATACagtcaataaaattatgagcTCTGAGCTTTCGTGTGAAGCTAATCAGCTACCGTCCCATCTAATATGCGTAAATGGCAGGCCTCTCTCTATTGGAGAGTTGGTTAAGTTGCAAAGAAGCCCAAATCCTCCAAAGAAGCTCAAACCTGGAAAGTACTGGTATGATAAGGTTTCTGGATTCTGGGGAAAG GAAGGAGAGAAACCAAGTCAGATAATCACTGCCGAGCTGGCTATCGGTTATCGAATTGCTGAGGATGCTAGCAATGGGGACACAAATGTGTTGATAAATAATCGGAGGATCACTAAAGCAGAGCTCTGGATGTTGCAG GCTGCTGGAATCAACTGTGAAGGAAACATTCACTTTTGGCTTACAGCAGATGGATCCTGTATGCATGAAGGAATGAATAATACCTTGGGCCATCTGTGGGCGAGG AAAAGGGTCAAGATAGTATGTGCTGCATTGTCTCTGCCATATCCTTCCGATACATTATTCTCTGACGGTGTAGAAGTTGACAAAGCTGCAGCTGTTGCAAGGGATCAGAAAATGATGAACAAAATTCTCCTAGTTGGTTGTGACCAGTCTGGTACGAGCACCATATTTAAACAG GCCAAGATTGTATATGGTGTCCCATTCTCAGAAGATGAGAAACAGAGCATCAAATTTGTAATCCAAAGAAATGTATACAGCTATATCGGTCTTCTGCTTGAGGGGCGTGCTCGTTTTGAAGAAGATTATATGGTTGAGATGAGGAGACAACAAGTGGATGAACCTGGTCCTTCAAGTTCAG ACTCTGGGTCGGTCGACGAAAGCAATATATATTCACTTAGCAGAAAGCTGAAGTCATTCTCAGATTGGCTACTTCAAACCATGGATTCCGGCAACCTGGAGCTCATATTTCCAGCTGCCACACAAATGTATTCGCCTTTAATTGCAGAGCTGTGGAAGGACAAAGCTTTTCAAGCAACTTACAGCCGGAGAAATGAACTACATTCACTGCCAAAAGCTGCTAACTACTTCTTAGATCGC GCTGTTGAGATCACACAAAACGACTATGAGCCTACTCAAATGGACATCTTGCACGCGGAGGGGATAACCTCGTCCAATGGGGTTGCATCTATGGAGTTCTCCTTCCCAAAATCATCTCTTGATTGGTACATGGACTCAACGGATCAGAATGATTCGGCAGTGAG ATATCAACTCATCAGAGTTCATCTAAGCAGCCTCGGAGAGAACTGCAAGTGGTTGGAGATGTTCGAAGACGTGGACCTAGTCGTGCTGTGCGTCTCCTTAACCGACTACGACGAGTACCACGAGGACATAAACGGCGTCCGTACGAACAAGATGGTGGCGAGCAAGAACGCGTTCGAGAGCATCGTCACGCACCCAACTCTCTGCGACAAGAACTTCCTCCTCATCCTGAACAAGCTAGACCTTCTCGAGGAGAAGATCGAAAACGCCCCGCTAAAGCGATGCCCGTGGCTCGAGGACTTCAACCCGGTGACCAGCATCCAGCCGCACCGAGCCAACAGCAAGGGCAACCCGTCTCTGGCGCAGCGCGCCTTCCATTTCGTCGCAGTCAAGTTCAAGAGGCTGTTCGCCTCGCTGACGGACCGGAAACTGTTCGTTATCTCGGGGACGGGGCTGGAGGCGGAGAGCGTCGACAGGGCTCTCCGGTTCGGGCGGGAGATTCTCAAGTGGAACGATGAGATGCAACCGGTTAGCATGAATGAGTCCTCTTGTGAGAGCATTACGATGGATCCTAGCGCTTCTACGTATAGTTGA
- the LOC125214204 gene encoding extra-large guanine nucleotide-binding protein 1-like isoform X1, translating into MTSVFRSILPGSSSKNEDFDDDGGGDDFSVEYSFAMEYSGPPVSHDIPQVVPIDIRRIPTASVAARAVVLKDFSVPVIHPVAKSDKSKKNVLGESSSGSEVAERSSKLARSGGRVYSRKLEKASDAEVAPEARDGYARKSKESGGTQSSSDGSRLPDDASHLLGSSGVEGIDDGFIAAVTYDRSPHSKTMEVSSENSSCDESSGPGNRMPAVTFRDSPSVDSVYQESDEYENADFPERPVAFNDGKKGSCYKCHKGNRFAEKEICLVCGAKYCKNCLLRAMGDMPEGRKCITCIGYPIDESRRGSLGKSSGMLKKLLASDTVNKIMSSELSCEANQLPSHLICVNGRPLSIGELVKLQRSPNPPKKLKPGKYWYDKVSGFWGKEGEKPSQIITAELAIGYRIAEDASNGDTNVLINNRRITKAELWMLQAAGINCEGNIHFWLTADGSCMHEGMNNTLGHLWARKRVKIVCAALSLPYPSDTLFSDGVEVDKAAAVARDQKMMNKILLVGCDQSGTSTIFKQAKIVYGVPFSEDEKQSIKFVIQRNVYSYIGLLLEGRARFEEDYMVEMRRQQVDEPGPSSSGDSGSVDESNIYSLSRKLKSFSDWLLQTMDSGNLELIFPAATQMYSPLIAELWKDKAFQATYSRRNELHSLPKAANYFLDRAVEITQNDYEPTQMDILHAEGITSSNGVASMEFSFPKSSLDWYMDSTDQNDSAVRYQLIRVHLSSLGENCKWLEMFEDVDLVVLCVSLTDYDEYHEDINGVRTNKMVASKNAFESIVTHPTLCDKNFLLILNKLDLLEEKIENAPLKRCPWLEDFNPVTSIQPHRANSKGNPSLAQRAFHFVAVKFKRLFASLTDRKLFVISGTGLEAESVDRALRFGREILKWNDEMQPVSMNESSCESITMDPSASTYS; encoded by the exons ATGACTAGTGTTTTTAGAAGTATTCTGCCTGGTTCTTCCTCGAAGAACGAGGATTTCGATGatgatggtggtggtgatgatTTTAGTGTTGAGTACTCCTTCGCGATGGAGTATAGTGGGCCGCCGGTTAGTCATGATATTCCGCAGGTTGTGCCCATTGATATTCGCCGGATTCCGACCGCATCCGTGGCGGCTAGGGCTGTTGTGTTGAAGGATTTCTCCGTACCAGTTATTCATCCAGTAGCCAAAAGTGATAAGTCTAAGAAGAATGTGTTAGGGGAGTCGAGTTCGGGTTCTGAAGTGGCTGAGCGTTCTAGTAAACTTGCGAGGTCTGGGGGGAGGGTTTATTCGAGGAAACTGGAGAAGGCTTCGGATGCGGAAGTTGCACCGGAAGCCAGAGACGGATATGCTAGAAAGTCCAAGGAATCGGGTGGTACTCAAAGTTCGAGTGATGGTAGTAGGTTACCTGATGATGCGAGTCACTTGTTAGGAAGCTCGGGTGTTGAGGGCATTGACGATGGATTTATTGCTGCTGTAACGTATGATAGAAGTCCCCATTCCAAGACGATGGAGGTTTCTTCCGAGAATTCATCATGCGATGAGAGTTCTGGTCCAGGCAATAGAATGCCTGCAGTGACTTTTCGTGATTCACCATCTGTTGACTCGGTCTATCAGGAGAGTGATGAATATGAGAATGCAGATTTCCCAGAGAGGCCGGTGGCATTCAATGATGGGAAGAAAGGTTCGTGCTATAAGTGTCATAAAGGGAATCGGTTTGCAGAGAAGGAAATCTGCCTTGTTTGTGGTGCAAAGTATTGTAAAAATTGCCTGCTCAGAGCAATGGGTGATATGCCAGAAGGGAGAAAATGCATCACCTGCATAGGATACCCGATTGATGAATCAAGAAGGGGGTCGCTTGGAAAGAGTTCTGGAATGCTGAAGAAACTGCTAGCCAGTGATACagtcaataaaattatgagcTCTGAGCTTTCGTGTGAAGCTAATCAGCTACCGTCCCATCTAATATGCGTAAATGGCAGGCCTCTCTCTATTGGAGAGTTGGTTAAGTTGCAAAGAAGCCCAAATCCTCCAAAGAAGCTCAAACCTGGAAAGTACTGGTATGATAAGGTTTCTGGATTCTGGGGAAAG GAAGGAGAGAAACCAAGTCAGATAATCACTGCCGAGCTGGCTATCGGTTATCGAATTGCTGAGGATGCTAGCAATGGGGACACAAATGTGTTGATAAATAATCGGAGGATCACTAAAGCAGAGCTCTGGATGTTGCAG GCTGCTGGAATCAACTGTGAAGGAAACATTCACTTTTGGCTTACAGCAGATGGATCCTGTATGCATGAAGGAATGAATAATACCTTGGGCCATCTGTGGGCGAGG AAAAGGGTCAAGATAGTATGTGCTGCATTGTCTCTGCCATATCCTTCCGATACATTATTCTCTGACGGTGTAGAAGTTGACAAAGCTGCAGCTGTTGCAAGGGATCAGAAAATGATGAACAAAATTCTCCTAGTTGGTTGTGACCAGTCTGGTACGAGCACCATATTTAAACAG GCCAAGATTGTATATGGTGTCCCATTCTCAGAAGATGAGAAACAGAGCATCAAATTTGTAATCCAAAGAAATGTATACAGCTATATCGGTCTTCTGCTTGAGGGGCGTGCTCGTTTTGAAGAAGATTATATGGTTGAGATGAGGAGACAACAAGTGGATGAACCTGGTCCTTCAAGTTCAG GAGACTCTGGGTCGGTCGACGAAAGCAATATATATTCACTTAGCAGAAAGCTGAAGTCATTCTCAGATTGGCTACTTCAAACCATGGATTCCGGCAACCTGGAGCTCATATTTCCAGCTGCCACACAAATGTATTCGCCTTTAATTGCAGAGCTGTGGAAGGACAAAGCTTTTCAAGCAACTTACAGCCGGAGAAATGAACTACATTCACTGCCAAAAGCTGCTAACTACTTCTTAGATCGC GCTGTTGAGATCACACAAAACGACTATGAGCCTACTCAAATGGACATCTTGCACGCGGAGGGGATAACCTCGTCCAATGGGGTTGCATCTATGGAGTTCTCCTTCCCAAAATCATCTCTTGATTGGTACATGGACTCAACGGATCAGAATGATTCGGCAGTGAG ATATCAACTCATCAGAGTTCATCTAAGCAGCCTCGGAGAGAACTGCAAGTGGTTGGAGATGTTCGAAGACGTGGACCTAGTCGTGCTGTGCGTCTCCTTAACCGACTACGACGAGTACCACGAGGACATAAACGGCGTCCGTACGAACAAGATGGTGGCGAGCAAGAACGCGTTCGAGAGCATCGTCACGCACCCAACTCTCTGCGACAAGAACTTCCTCCTCATCCTGAACAAGCTAGACCTTCTCGAGGAGAAGATCGAAAACGCCCCGCTAAAGCGATGCCCGTGGCTCGAGGACTTCAACCCGGTGACCAGCATCCAGCCGCACCGAGCCAACAGCAAGGGCAACCCGTCTCTGGCGCAGCGCGCCTTCCATTTCGTCGCAGTCAAGTTCAAGAGGCTGTTCGCCTCGCTGACGGACCGGAAACTGTTCGTTATCTCGGGGACGGGGCTGGAGGCGGAGAGCGTCGACAGGGCTCTCCGGTTCGGGCGGGAGATTCTCAAGTGGAACGATGAGATGCAACCGGTTAGCATGAATGAGTCCTCTTGTGAGAGCATTACGATGGATCCTAGCGCTTCTACGTATAGTTGA